The Nostoc commune NIES-4072 genome includes a window with the following:
- a CDS encoding VVA0879 family protein translates to MNKEQWLTLGETLFGQDKMQWKFKCPCCGHIASVQDYKKAGAPSSAAGFSCVGRWMPVCKEAFDDKDKRKIPCNYAGGGLINLNPVDVDGIKVFEFGV, encoded by the coding sequence ATGAATAAAGAACAGTGGCTAACTCTTGGAGAAACACTATTTGGACAAGACAAGATGCAATGGAAGTTTAAGTGTCCATGTTGCGGTCACATTGCTTCTGTCCAAGATTACAAAAAAGCTGGCGCTCCATCTTCTGCCGCAGGATTTTCTTGTGTAGGACGATGGATGCCAGTTTGTAAAGAAGCTTTCGATGATAAGGATAAGCGCAAGATTCCTTGTAATTACGCTGGCGGCGGATTAATTAACCTTAATCCCGTTGATGTTGATGGAATTAAAGTTTTTGAATTTGGGGTTTGA
- a CDS encoding DUF1257 domain-containing protein produces MSHFTTIKVQIKHGEILHEVLQELNYQVECNTNVRGYQGDTTQAEYVIRQKNGYDLGFRRSGENYEIVADFWGAKINQQQFVNSISQKYAHKTLMATVQEQGFNVEDEEVLADGTVRVVVGRWV; encoded by the coding sequence ATGTCTCATTTCACAACTATCAAAGTCCAAATCAAACACGGTGAAATTCTGCATGAAGTTTTGCAAGAATTAAACTATCAAGTTGAATGCAACACGAATGTACGCGGATATCAAGGCGATACGACTCAAGCCGAGTATGTGATTCGCCAGAAGAATGGTTATGATTTAGGTTTTCGCCGCAGTGGTGAAAATTACGAAATAGTTGCAGACTTTTGGGGAGCAAAAATTAATCAACAGCAGTTTGTTAACTCCATCAGCCAAAAATATGCTCATAAAACCTTGATGGCAACGGTGCAAGAACAAGGCTTTAATGTGGAGGATGAAGAAGTATTAGCAGATGGAACTGTGCGAGTAGTTGTAGGACGTTGGGTGTAA
- a CDS encoding WD40 repeat domain-containing protein produces MAALTEAINYGDAGLELVIQSLQNESVQLKAVAYKLLHKRKEAGIGQVIAALNPYHYKFFECLTTLSGHTSDVYGIAFSPDGQTIASGSHDKTIKLWNIQTSQLISTLGEGLSSPYALAFSPDGKTLYSNNWNEIKIWDLQKKQEIRILKGHFDAVLSLAVAPDGTLISGSQDKLIYVWEQPRSGKYDVLGEHPCYVWGMNTVKVSLSIDGKILISGSAIDRAIKIWNWKQRQQITTLGNETLGLNNYAPGLSCVAISPDGTIAIAGGENQVDVWDIEKREKIYTLTLEADNKIHSISVSKDGEAFFGGLNNGIIKIWNLFTGEEIHDLEGHSANVMSIAVSPDGKTVVSASIDKTIKIWSIPE; encoded by the coding sequence ATGGCTGCACTCACTGAAGCTATCAACTATGGTGACGCAGGCTTAGAGTTAGTCATTCAAAGTTTACAGAATGAATCAGTGCAGTTAAAAGCGGTAGCATATAAGTTATTACATAAAAGAAAAGAAGCTGGTATTGGACAGGTTATTGCAGCTTTAAATCCATATCATTATAAATTTTTTGAATGCTTGACTACTTTAAGCGGACATACATCTGATGTATATGGAATAGCATTTAGTCCCGATGGACAAACTATTGCGAGTGGAAGCCATGATAAAACTATCAAATTATGGAATATTCAAACCAGCCAATTAATTTCCACATTAGGTGAAGGTTTATCATCTCCTTATGCCCTTGCGTTCAGTCCAGATGGGAAAACTTTGTATAGCAATAATTGGAATGAAATAAAAATTTGGGATTTACAAAAAAAGCAAGAGATTCGTATACTTAAAGGGCATTTTGATGCTGTTTTATCTCTTGCTGTTGCTCCTGATGGCACTCTAATTAGTGGTAGTCAAGATAAATTGATTTATGTTTGGGAACAACCCCGTTCAGGAAAATATGATGTTTTGGGAGAGCATCCTTGTTACGTTTGGGGAATGAATACTGTTAAGGTTTCCCTTAGTATTGATGGGAAGATTTTGATTAGTGGTAGTGCTATTGATAGGGCAATAAAAATTTGGAATTGGAAGCAAAGACAACAAATTACAACTCTAGGAAACGAAACATTAGGTTTAAATAATTATGCACCAGGACTTTCTTGTGTTGCTATCAGTCCAGATGGAACAATTGCTATTGCTGGAGGAGAAAATCAGGTTGATGTTTGGGATATAGAAAAAAGAGAGAAAATTTATACACTTACTCTAGAAGCAGATAATAAGATTCACTCAATATCTGTTAGTAAGGATGGTGAAGCTTTCTTTGGAGGTTTAAATAATGGCATTATTAAAATTTGGAATTTGTTTACAGGTGAAGAAATTCATGACTTAGAAGGGCATTCAGCTAATGTTATGTCTATTGCTGTGAGTCCTGATGGAAAAACTGTTGTTAGCGCGAGTATCGATAAAACTATTAAAATTTGGAGTATACCAGAGTAA
- a CDS encoding WD40 repeat domain-containing protein translates to MPDNTKQPGEYDAVLGGKNPPPVDGVVLGGLSGAKQRFASSDENYRLLAISQLINYRQEGWDFVIQALKDPSKKVQLAAYKLLRDISELKVKQAILEFNPYRFFECVYTIDLNRNDAAIAIHPDGKTLVCCDAGGSSFEEPQRDGSIVGGTYIDFKKWDLKTGKSLRTISKIFGTRVKDYPKHLTFSSDAQTLAIGGSQHDSTIRTEIWNFNTEQLSHVISGQPLWESETRRRNTLTAIALSSDGKILASGNEAGNILIWDLETKQNIYTIKGHSKNITSLAINIDAKILASASLDETIKLWNLITGGEIYTLVGHESINGHPYGVVSLAISPNGQTLITGDNHLPTRIRIWDLRTGKEVHTLFPNSGQLNFFTFNSDGKIFVNCGGDINIWNLQTQERLAKLSSYGKSVAISPDGQTIVSYVRKLIQVWRVP, encoded by the coding sequence ATGCCAGATAATACCAAACAACCTGGAGAATATGATGCAGTACTTGGCGGAAAAAATCCTCCGCCAGTCGATGGTGTAGTTTTAGGCGGATTGTCAGGCGCAAAACAACGTTTCGCTAGCAGTGATGAAAATTACCGCCTTTTAGCGATTTCGCAACTGATTAATTATAGACAGGAAGGCTGGGATTTTGTAATTCAGGCTTTAAAAGACCCATCAAAAAAGGTACAGTTAGCAGCATATAAATTATTGCGGGATATCTCAGAATTAAAAGTAAAACAGGCAATCTTAGAATTTAATCCCTATCGGTTTTTTGAGTGTGTTTATACAATTGATCTTAATAGAAATGATGCTGCGATCGCCATTCATCCCGATGGTAAAACTCTAGTGTGTTGCGATGCTGGCGGTAGTTCTTTTGAAGAACCTCAAAGAGATGGCAGTATTGTTGGTGGAACTTATATAGACTTTAAAAAGTGGGATTTGAAGACAGGAAAAAGTCTTCGCACCATCAGTAAAATATTTGGTACGAGAGTAAAAGACTATCCAAAACATTTAACTTTTAGTTCCGATGCTCAAACTTTAGCAATAGGTGGTTCTCAGCATGACAGTACTATTAGAACTGAAATCTGGAATTTCAATACCGAGCAATTAAGTCATGTTATTAGCGGACAACCATTGTGGGAGTCTGAAACTCGAAGGCGTAACACTCTTACAGCTATTGCTCTCAGTTCTGATGGCAAAATATTAGCTAGTGGTAATGAAGCTGGTAATATTCTCATCTGGGATTTAGAAACAAAACAAAATATTTACACTATCAAAGGACACTCAAAAAATATAACTTCGCTTGCGATCAATATAGATGCAAAAATTTTAGCAAGCGCTAGTTTAGATGAGACTATTAAACTATGGAATTTAATAACGGGAGGTGAGATTTATACCCTAGTAGGGCATGAGTCTATAAATGGACATCCTTATGGCGTTGTTTCATTAGCAATTAGTCCCAATGGACAAACTTTAATAACTGGCGATAATCATTTACCAACACGTATTAGAATATGGGATTTGAGAACTGGTAAAGAAGTTCATACTTTATTTCCTAATAGTGGTCAATTAAACTTTTTTACTTTCAATTCTGATGGCAAAATCTTTGTTAATTGTGGCGGTGATATTAATATCTGGAACTTGCAGACACAAGAACGACTTGCTAAACTTTCCTCTTATGGAAAAAGTGTTGCTATTAGCCCAGATGGACAGACTATTGTCAGTTACGTTAGGAAATTAATTCAAGTATGGCGAGTTCCATAG
- a CDS encoding GUN4 domain-containing protein, with protein MSENFKQPREYDAVLGGQVPPPKDGVVLGGIEGVKRRLMGATSLEQQIIAVEEALKYGQAGTKLVFQIVNTESEKLEFTVSSLLGQQALAKVQSHLHSDIPLISAVDLNYSRLENLLASRKWKDADQETASIMLRVCDRQPQGFLDPSDVEKFPCEDLNTIETLWQKYSNGRFGFVVQTHIWQMVGCTSNPDWEAWCRFGKGVGWFSQGAWRYWNDLRFDLSANVGHLPRGGAFIGWGLGDFWTGCRTLSALAEKLANCKIA; from the coding sequence ATGTCAGAAAATTTCAAACAACCAAGAGAATATGATGCTGTGCTTGGCGGACAAGTACCACCTCCAAAAGATGGTGTGGTTTTAGGAGGTATTGAAGGTGTTAAACGACGGTTGATGGGCGCTACATCCCTAGAACAACAAATTATCGCCGTTGAAGAAGCCCTAAAGTATGGCCAAGCTGGTACAAAATTGGTGTTTCAGATTGTAAATACTGAATCGGAAAAGTTGGAATTTACAGTATCGTCACTGCTGGGACAACAAGCATTAGCAAAAGTACAGTCCCATCTACACAGTGATATACCATTAATCTCTGCGGTTGATTTAAACTACAGTCGTTTGGAAAATTTGCTTGCTTCCAGAAAGTGGAAAGATGCAGACCAAGAGACTGCTAGTATAATGCTGCGCGTATGCGATCGCCAACCACAAGGATTTTTAGACCCATCAGACGTTGAAAAATTCCCTTGTGAAGATTTAAACACGATTGAAACTCTCTGGCAAAAATATAGCAATGGACGCTTTGGCTTTGTTGTACAGACGCATATCTGGCAAATGGTTGGCTGTACATCCAATCCTGACTGGGAAGCGTGGTGTCGCTTTGGTAAAGGTGTGGGATGGTTTTCTCAAGGTGCTTGGCGGTATTGGAATGACTTGAGATTCGATTTGAGTGCTAACGTAGGACACCTACCCCGTGGCGGTGCATTTATAGGTTGGGGGTTAGGTGACTTTTGGACAGGTTGCAGAACCCTGTCTGCGCTTGCAGAGAAATTAGCAAACTGCAAAATAGCCTAA
- a CDS encoding WD40 repeat domain-containing protein, translating into MRKLSPLGTQNSAPVGSVILGGLEGVKSRLKSVDIEAQTTALKEALNYGEAGLDLVIQAWQYESGKLKWAAYSLLRHREEARVKQSLQEHNPWLNITCLHTLQRNLGTRVIAISPDGKTFVSAGEDINVWDLHTGQLQPISMADFNVNSLAISQDGKTLVTRGGGTRGGYYDDGHMLKVFDLQTGECKKTLDEFAFSVFSLVISPDGKTLACGSQNRGINVWDLQTEQIIRTISGHSNYLVQALAISADGKTLVSGSNDATIKVRNFETGKLIHRFKKHSDGVESVAISPDGQTIVSGSKDKTIKVWKLQTKQLQFTLEGHSDWVNCVAISPDGNTLVSCGSDENIRIWNLQTGECLRILKEHTDWVNCVAISPDGKTLVSGSRDGTIQIWGIKS; encoded by the coding sequence GTGCGGAAGTTATCGCCTTTAGGCACTCAAAATTCTGCCCCAGTTGGTAGTGTGATTTTAGGGGGACTGGAAGGTGTTAAAAGCCGCTTGAAAAGTGTAGATATAGAAGCGCAAACTACCGCCCTAAAAGAAGCATTAAATTATGGAGAAGCAGGTTTAGACTTAGTAATTCAGGCTTGGCAATATGAATCAGGAAAATTAAAGTGGGCTGCTTATTCGTTACTTCGCCACCGAGAAGAAGCAAGAGTCAAGCAGTCGTTACAAGAACATAATCCCTGGCTAAATATCACTTGCCTCCACACTTTACAACGAAATTTAGGGACTAGAGTTATTGCCATTAGCCCAGATGGGAAAACTTTTGTAAGTGCCGGAGAAGACATTAATGTTTGGGATTTGCATACCGGACAACTTCAACCTATTTCTATGGCAGATTTCAACGTTAATTCCTTAGCTATCAGCCAAGATGGAAAAACTTTAGTTACTAGAGGGGGAGGTACTAGAGGAGGATATTATGATGACGGACACATGCTCAAAGTGTTCGATTTACAGACTGGAGAATGTAAAAAAACCTTAGATGAATTTGCTTTCAGCGTTTTTTCTCTAGTTATTAGTCCAGATGGAAAGACGCTTGCCTGTGGCAGTCAAAATAGAGGAATTAATGTTTGGGATTTGCAGACAGAACAAATTATACGTACCATTAGTGGACATTCAAACTACTTAGTTCAAGCGTTAGCTATCAGTGCTGATGGAAAAACTCTCGTTAGTGGTAGTAATGACGCAACGATCAAAGTACGAAATTTTGAAACTGGAAAGCTGATACACAGGTTTAAAAAACATTCAGATGGTGTTGAGTCTGTAGCTATTAGCCCAGACGGGCAGACAATTGTCAGTGGCAGTAAAGACAAAACAATTAAAGTATGGAAGTTACAGACAAAACAGCTTCAGTTTACACTTGAAGGACATTCAGATTGGGTTAATTGTGTAGCTATCAGCCCAGACGGAAACACTCTTGTTAGTTGTGGTAGTGACGAAAATATCAGAATTTGGAACTTGCAAACAGGGGAATGCCTACGCATTCTCAAAGAACATACTGATTGGGTTAATTGTGTAGCTATTAGTCCCGATGGCAAGACTCTGGTTAGCGGGAGTAGAGATGGAACTATCCAAATATGGGGTATTAAGTCCTAG
- a CDS encoding Hsp70 family protein, which produces MTTVIIDFGTSNTVVCTTDLITQKPRTLRFDSMSRRFEIGAEQVSVVPSLVFVEGRDRISFGESVRAKRLGFAQPERCFRAFKRDLAADFVPPPRQLDGNSYSAEVVSELFLKEIWQQVEQQLQPSSVIFTVPVGAFERYLDWFRNLGDKLNIPAVQIVDESTAAALGYAVKHPGAVVLVVDFGGGTLDLSLVRTVSAESEQQVVRAEVIAFRHSKFCPSW; this is translated from the coding sequence ATGACTACAGTAATAATTGATTTTGGTACAAGCAATACTGTTGTTTGTACTACTGATTTGATTACGCAAAAACCACGGACATTGAGATTTGATTCGATGTCGCGCCGCTTTGAAATCGGGGCTGAGCAAGTTAGCGTTGTACCTAGTTTAGTATTTGTGGAAGGGCGCGATCGCATTTCTTTTGGTGAATCTGTACGCGCCAAACGCTTGGGGTTTGCCCAGCCGGAACGTTGTTTTAGAGCTTTCAAACGCGATTTGGCAGCAGATTTTGTGCCACCTCCGCGACAGTTGGATGGTAATAGTTACAGCGCTGAGGTGGTTTCGGAACTGTTTCTTAAGGAAATTTGGCAACAGGTTGAACAGCAATTACAACCCAGTAGCGTTATTTTCACAGTTCCCGTGGGTGCATTTGAGCGATATCTTGACTGGTTCCGCAACTTGGGCGACAAGTTAAATATTCCCGCAGTGCAAATTGTCGATGAATCTACCGCAGCAGCCCTTGGTTATGCTGTCAAGCATCCTGGGGCTGTAGTTTTGGTGGTTGATTTTGGCGGCGGTACTCTAGATTTAAGTTTAGTACGGACTGTCAGCGCTGAATCTGAACAGCAAGTAGTACGTGCGGAAGTTATCGCCTTTAGGCACTCAAAATTCTGCCCCAGTTGGTAG
- a CDS encoding molecular chaperone GrpE — MLADIISDLQGSGMFSLESILAIAIGFLALLLIIPVINAAIASQPNKRIDKLGLAQSQIKLLEDELQASHQKYLELEQKIQQLTSEKAALHQEGVRLHEELQQQRLQLTKEFRTSTFEQLQTLLTNYPSIHQMVSVKPELPVKNLLSMFTPLDNLLSKWGYEQIGKPWQQVPYNSQLHQPDNADITEGELVYIRFIGYQHQGRILCPAKVSRSLPGGR; from the coding sequence ATGCTTGCAGACATCATATCAGACCTCCAGGGAAGCGGAATGTTTTCTCTGGAAAGTATTTTAGCGATCGCAATCGGATTTTTGGCGTTACTTTTGATTATTCCAGTAATTAACGCGGCGATCGCTTCTCAACCAAACAAGCGAATTGATAAGTTAGGGTTGGCGCAATCTCAAATTAAATTACTAGAAGATGAACTCCAAGCATCTCATCAAAAATACTTAGAATTAGAGCAAAAAATACAGCAACTTACTTCTGAAAAAGCTGCACTGCATCAAGAAGGTGTGCGACTCCATGAAGAGTTGCAACAGCAACGTCTACAACTAACCAAAGAATTTCGCACTTCCACATTTGAGCAATTGCAGACATTACTGACAAACTATCCCAGCATCCACCAAATGGTGAGTGTTAAACCAGAATTGCCCGTGAAAAATCTGCTTTCGATGTTTACTCCTCTAGATAATCTTCTTAGTAAATGGGGTTACGAACAGATAGGCAAACCTTGGCAACAAGTCCCTTATAATTCCCAACTGCATCAACCAGACAATGCTGATATTACCGAAGGTGAATTAGTTTACATTCGATTTATTGGCTATCAGCATCAAGGAAGAATTCTTTGCCCTGCCAAGGTTAGCCGGAGTTTACCGGGGGGGAGGTGA
- a CDS encoding DUF2997 domain-containing protein, with the protein MAEYQKIEYRIGKDGKITETVIGASGASCTSTTSGIEDALGDVETQELLPEYYEGEENVTGTEQQSLKQQ; encoded by the coding sequence ATGGCTGAGTATCAAAAAATTGAGTATCGCATCGGTAAAGATGGAAAAATTACGGAAACAGTAATTGGTGCTTCTGGCGCAAGTTGTACCAGCACAACATCTGGAATTGAAGATGCTTTGGGAGACGTAGAAACTCAAGAACTGCTTCCTGAATATTACGAGGGAGAAGAAAACGTGACAGGAACAGAACAACAGTCTCTCAAACAACAATAG
- a CDS encoding STM4015 family protein — MTDNQNQPRDYDAVLGGQSPPPIDGVVLGGIEGIKRCLSNPVANVRIAALSEALKYGDAGLDILIQALQDKSRLVQRFAYRVLKQRVEPQVKQALQTYKPWNLEERFEKYQESDITQFANRQVVDFEKNIGIVEPVNKAYALRYEYDNEEDLPSQISKLLQEPNADKLEALVFGLWAEAYERDSSEIVQTLVDAKKYLTNLKAVFIGNIAYDECEISWIRQSDISPILQAYPKLEILQVRGGDGLHFSPPVRHNNLKALIVETGGLSRDAVAHICNMNLPALEHLELWFGSEDYGGDCWVEDIHPILFEEKFPNLTYLGLRNSQFTDEIVSVIVGSPVIDYISVLDLSMGTLSDAGAEGLLNCSAINNLDILNISENFLSQAMIEKFSELDVRVLANNQKEEDEDSYIHGRYCSVAE, encoded by the coding sequence ATGACTGACAATCAAAATCAACCCAGAGATTATGATGCTGTACTTGGCGGACAATCGCCGCCTCCTATAGATGGAGTTGTTCTCGGAGGAATTGAGGGCATTAAGCGTTGTTTATCAAATCCTGTAGCTAATGTGCGAATTGCTGCACTTAGCGAAGCCTTGAAATATGGTGATGCAGGGTTGGATATTTTGATTCAAGCGTTGCAAGATAAATCGAGGTTAGTACAGCGTTTTGCTTATCGAGTATTAAAACAAAGAGTGGAACCGCAAGTTAAACAAGCTTTGCAAACATATAAACCTTGGAACTTGGAAGAAAGATTTGAGAAGTATCAAGAGTCTGACATTACTCAATTTGCTAATCGGCAAGTTGTAGATTTTGAGAAAAATATAGGTATTGTTGAACCTGTTAACAAAGCTTATGCGCTCAGATATGAGTATGATAATGAAGAGGATTTACCGAGTCAAATTAGTAAGCTTTTACAAGAACCCAACGCCGACAAATTAGAAGCTTTAGTCTTTGGTTTGTGGGCAGAAGCTTATGAACGCGATTCAAGTGAGATTGTTCAAACTTTAGTTGATGCCAAAAAATATTTAACTAATCTCAAAGCTGTTTTTATTGGCAATATTGCTTATGATGAATGCGAAATTTCTTGGATTAGACAAAGTGATATCAGCCCGATTTTACAAGCTTATCCTAAACTGGAAATTTTACAAGTTCGTGGTGGCGACGGTTTACATTTTAGTCCACCAGTGCGACACAATAACCTCAAAGCTTTAATTGTAGAAACTGGGGGATTAAGTCGAGATGCTGTTGCCCACATTTGTAATATGAATCTGCCAGCATTGGAACATTTAGAATTATGGTTTGGCAGTGAAGATTACGGTGGAGACTGTTGGGTTGAAGATATACATCCGATTCTTTTTGAAGAAAAGTTTCCCAACTTAACTTATTTAGGATTACGCAATAGCCAATTTACCGATGAAATAGTCAGCGTTATTGTAGGTTCTCCAGTTATTGACTATATCAGCGTACTTGACCTTTCAATGGGAACGTTGAGTGATGCTGGCGCAGAAGGATTGCTGAATTGTTCGGCTATAAATAATCTTGATATTCTCAATATTTCAGAAAACTTCTTATCTCAGGCAATGATTGAAAAATTTTCTGAGTTGGATGTGCGTGTTTTGGCAAACAATCAGAAGGAAGAAGATGAAGATAGCTACATCCACGGTCGCTATTGTTCTGTTGCAGAGTGA
- a CDS encoding STM4014 family protein — MLNFILIANPENRRVGFLQEAIAHFNLPPATVVDYADLIAGKQTLEQFNTPNTIIRFDSPEKNFDVDKAIIAEGSREIFSTSSHQHISAEAATKLEFDKGLILYPRQWYLGWRYLLQKWETQLTPLIACGEGYFMNHPQDIAVMFDKPACHERFSHHNIPVPRSLGKIHNYDNLREQMQMQGIERVFVKLSHGSAASGVVAYRANSRFESAITTVERVRENGQTLLYNSRKIRHYTHREEIADIINILTAEGVQVEEWLPKAHLQECGFDVRVVVINGEAQHIVVRLGKSPMTNLHLGNERGNTEEFLAKLGVENWEIMKRTCEQAAGLFPNSLYCGVDLLILPDWKTHAILEINAFGDLLPGILWNGMDTYTSEVKAILEK; from the coding sequence ATGCTAAATTTCATCCTCATCGCCAACCCCGAAAACCGCCGTGTCGGTTTCCTCCAAGAAGCGATCGCCCATTTCAACTTACCACCAGCTACCGTAGTAGATTACGCCGACTTAATAGCAGGAAAACAAACCCTCGAACAATTCAATACACCCAATACTATTATCCGCTTTGACTCTCCAGAAAAAAACTTTGATGTCGATAAAGCCATCATCGCAGAAGGGAGTAGGGAAATTTTTTCTACTTCCAGTCATCAACATATCAGTGCAGAAGCCGCGACAAAATTAGAATTTGACAAAGGACTCATCCTCTATCCGCGACAGTGGTATTTAGGCTGGCGGTATCTGTTGCAAAAATGGGAAACACAACTTACTCCCCTCATCGCTTGCGGAGAGGGGTACTTCATGAACCATCCCCAAGACATCGCTGTGATGTTTGACAAACCAGCTTGTCACGAAAGATTCAGCCATCATAATATCCCCGTTCCGCGATCGCTAGGTAAAATCCACAACTACGATAATTTACGCGAACAAATGCAAATGCAGGGAATAGAACGAGTATTTGTCAAACTTTCCCACGGTTCCGCCGCTTCTGGAGTCGTTGCTTACCGCGCAAATTCGCGTTTTGAATCAGCCATAACTACTGTTGAACGAGTGCGAGAAAATGGGCAAACTCTGCTTTACAACTCCCGGAAAATTAGACACTACACTCACCGCGAAGAAATCGCCGATATTATCAATATTTTGACAGCAGAAGGCGTACAAGTTGAAGAATGGCTACCCAAAGCACATTTGCAAGAATGCGGGTTTGATGTGCGTGTGGTAGTTATTAATGGCGAAGCACAGCATATCGTTGTTCGCCTTGGTAAAAGTCCCATGACAAATTTGCATTTGGGGAATGAACGGGGAAATACTGAGGAATTTTTAGCAAAACTTGGTGTAGAAAATTGGGAGATCATGAAGCGAACTTGCGAACAAGCAGCAGGGTTATTTCCTAATAGTTTATATTGCGGTGTTGATTTACTAATTTTACCAGATTGGAAAACTCATGCGATTTTAGAAATTAATGCTTTTGGTGATTTATTGCCAGGTATTTTGTGGAATGGGATGGATACTTACACAAGTGAAGTTAAAGCGATTTTGGAAAAATAA
- a CDS encoding STM4013/SEN3800 family hydrolase: MLNMNQIVETHDILFITLDTLRYDVAQNLLAQACTPNLAKVLPKTGWQERHSPGNFTYASHHAFFAGFLPTPVTPGIHPRLFALGFEGSTTTTDTTCVLDSSNIVTGLAVKGYHTVCIGGVGFFNKRNPLGNVIPSMFAESYWSPELGVTNPESTENQVNLAQHILEKTPNNQRIFLFINISALHQPNYFYLPDAKDKIDTIESHAAALEYVDRQLAKLWNIIRQRHSTFCILCSDHGTTYGEDGYTGHRLSHPVVWTVPYAEFVL, encoded by the coding sequence ATGCTCAATATGAATCAAATTGTCGAAACTCACGATATCTTATTTATCACTCTAGACACACTACGTTACGACGTAGCCCAAAACCTACTCGCACAAGCATGTACTCCAAACTTAGCAAAAGTACTTCCTAAAACAGGTTGGCAAGAACGCCATTCACCCGGAAATTTCACCTATGCTTCTCATCATGCGTTTTTCGCCGGCTTTTTACCCACACCTGTAACACCTGGAATTCACCCCCGTCTTTTTGCTTTGGGATTTGAAGGAAGTACCACTACAACTGATACAACTTGTGTGTTAGATAGCTCAAATATTGTTACTGGATTAGCTGTAAAAGGATATCATACAGTTTGCATTGGTGGAGTTGGTTTTTTCAACAAACGCAACCCTTTAGGTAATGTAATTCCCTCAATGTTTGCTGAAAGTTATTGGAGTCCAGAATTAGGTGTTACTAACCCCGAATCTACAGAAAATCAGGTAAATCTGGCGCAACATATTTTAGAAAAAACGCCAAATAATCAACGCATATTTTTATTTATAAATATTTCTGCCTTGCATCAACCAAACTATTTCTATCTTCCCGATGCCAAAGATAAAATCGATACTATTGAATCTCACGCCGCAGCTTTGGAATATGTCGATCGCCAATTAGCTAAACTCTGGAATATTATACGACAAAGGCATTCTACTTTTTGCATTCTCTGTTCCGACCACGGGACAACTTATGGTGAAGATGGTTACACTGGACATCGACTCAGCCATCCTGTGGTTTGGACTGTTCCCTATGCAGAGTTTGTTTTATGA